Proteins from a single region of Chryseobacterium scophthalmum:
- a CDS encoding ribonuclease inhibitor has protein sequence MKNEIHHKKMTVINGGHFSDLEGFYEEISQLFMKDEDWKVGTLDGFDDILYGVETDITWKDSQKSKEDLGLDLTKKFYENKIKQGKPFNVQLIQQKLDELIAGNGKTLFEILIEIIESHQKIELILD, from the coding sequence ATGAAAAACGAAATTCATCATAAGAAAATGACCGTCATCAATGGCGGTCATTTTTCAGATTTGGAAGGCTTTTACGAAGAAATTTCTCAACTTTTTATGAAAGATGAAGATTGGAAAGTCGGAACTTTAGATGGTTTTGATGATATCTTGTACGGAGTTGAAACAGATATTACTTGGAAAGACTCTCAAAAGTCGAAAGAAGATTTAGGTCTTGATTTAACTAAAAAATTTTATGAAAATAAGATTAAACAAGGGAAACCTTTCAACGTGCAATTGATTCAACAAAAATTAGACGAATTAATTGCCGGAAACGGAAAGACTTTATTTGAAATTTTAATTGAGATCATAGAATCACATCAAAAAATAGAATTGATTTTAGATTGA
- a CDS encoding DUF4097 family beta strand repeat-containing protein, giving the protein MKKIYLILFALMTLSVHAQDDAEQPNATQESSKMYKIKKSKGKLLLNLGKVTVEGYKGSEIIFSVKGEDEDEDKRAEGLQIVNSLGLVDNTGLGINLNEKDGILEVNSLKKMSFPDVKILVPENVIISFKHQSQYGGDIVFKNIQNEIEIATTYNNIKLENITGPATVKSIYGKVEAVFSQNTKGPLSIISVYGLADVTLPKSVKADLKTTTSYGEIYMSPDFKIDVEKKDGLVRHGDELIGKVNGGGTNIEVRSDYSKVYLRAK; this is encoded by the coding sequence ATGAAAAAGATATATTTAATCTTATTTGCTTTGATGACACTTTCTGTGCATGCGCAAGATGATGCTGAGCAACCCAACGCTACACAAGAAAGTTCTAAAATGTATAAAATCAAAAAAAGTAAAGGCAAGCTACTCCTTAATTTAGGTAAAGTAACGGTGGAAGGTTACAAGGGGAGCGAAATCATTTTTTCGGTGAAAGGCGAAGATGAGGATGAAGATAAACGTGCCGAAGGGCTGCAAATTGTTAATTCTTTAGGACTTGTAGATAATACAGGACTTGGAATTAATTTAAATGAAAAAGACGGCATATTAGAGGTTAATTCTTTGAAAAAAATGTCTTTTCCGGATGTGAAAATTTTAGTTCCTGAAAACGTTATTATTTCATTTAAACATCAGTCACAATATGGAGGAGATATAGTTTTCAAAAATATTCAGAATGAAATTGAAATTGCGACCACATATAACAATATCAAGCTGGAAAATATTACAGGTCCAGCTACTGTAAAATCTATTTACGGAAAAGTAGAAGCGGTTTTTAGTCAAAATACAAAAGGACCTTTGTCGATTATTTCCGTGTATGGTCTTGCGGATGTTACGCTTCCTAAATCGGTAAAAGCTGATTTGAAAACAACAACTTCTTATGGTGAAATCTATATGTCTCCGGATTTTAAAATTGATGTTGAGAAGAAAGATGGCTTGGTACGTCATGGCGATGAGCTGATTGGAAAAGTGAACGGCGGCGGTACTAATATTGAAGTTCGTTCCGATTACAGTAAAGTTTATTTAAGAGCGAAATGA
- a CDS encoding toxin-antitoxin system YwqK family antitoxin → MKTRNLNKLLFVLICFVPFFGRSQISTIENCTENLYFKEEFFNNIKVVDSLIYKIQNEEFLNSLKFILKYAHVSTESMANYARTYPSGYYEEDRKKWISWYDKNKCKNIQFKKLKNLEIYFQNGIAYDKSTNKFYSGIAQTYNKNGLKFEEFYQNGKLNKTLLYYNINSEQIVSDETLYIPEKNKKIKHIRFSSDGNKYWETIFDENERKSEFNFFEKEILKIHEEYINGKKNGIWFCLSDDGTICETEYKIGRKIKDCN, encoded by the coding sequence ATGAAAACTAGAAATTTAAATAAATTACTATTTGTACTAATTTGTTTTGTTCCGTTTTTCGGAAGAAGTCAAATTAGTACAATAGAAAACTGTACAGAAAACCTATACTTCAAAGAAGAATTTTTTAATAACATAAAAGTTGTTGACAGTTTAATTTATAAAATACAAAACGAAGAATTTCTTAACTCACTAAAATTCATTTTAAAATACGCTCACGTTTCGACAGAAAGCATGGCAAATTATGCGAGAACATATCCTAGTGGGTATTATGAAGAAGACCGCAAAAAATGGATAAGTTGGTATGATAAAAATAAATGCAAAAACATCCAATTCAAAAAATTGAAAAACTTAGAGATTTATTTTCAAAATGGAATCGCATATGACAAATCAACAAACAAATTTTATTCGGGAATTGCACAGACGTATAATAAAAATGGGTTGAAATTTGAAGAATTTTATCAAAATGGAAAATTGAACAAAACATTGCTCTACTACAACATAAATTCTGAGCAAATTGTTAGTGATGAAACTTTATATATTCCCGAAAAAAACAAAAAAATTAAACACATCAGATTCAGTTCTGATGGAAATAAATATTGGGAGACAATTTTCGATGAAAATGAGAGAAAGTCAGAATTTAATTTTTTTGAAAAAGAAATTTTAAAAATACACGAAGAATATATAAATGGGAAAAAAAATGGCATTTGGTTTTGCTTGAGTGATGATGGAACAATATGCGAAACAGAGTATAAAATCGGAAGAAAAATAAAAGATTGCAACTAA
- the dnaN gene encoding DNA polymerase III subunit beta: MKFIISSGELQKALQTVSGVISSSQSRPILENYLFELNENNVTITASDGETTLITSLEVKSDDSGKFAVPAKIFQDFIKTYGEQPLTLVVKDNAENTGSLLEILDEKDNFAVALDNADDYPEIPEFDASQSITMPAGVLSEALTNTLFATSNDSLRPVMTGVLFQFGENETNFVSTDSHRLVVYKRTDLMNAEPMEFIMPKKPLNIFKNILASSNEDIKIDFNENMAKFTFGKHIWICRLIDGKYPNYTAVIPKENPNVLTINRNLLLGAIKRASIMSNKSTNQVRFKLSANILHLHAEDTEYANKADMQIPCDYNGEDINIGFSSKFLTEMLGILGADDITMKMSQPNRPGIIEPLDGLEENENILMLSMPVIGL, encoded by the coding sequence ATGAAATTTATTATTTCAAGTGGTGAACTGCAGAAGGCTTTGCAAACTGTAAGTGGCGTAATATCAAGTTCTCAGTCGAGACCGATTTTAGAAAACTATCTTTTTGAACTAAACGAAAACAACGTTACCATTACTGCATCTGATGGCGAAACGACACTTATTACTTCTTTGGAGGTAAAGTCTGACGATTCTGGTAAGTTTGCGGTTCCAGCTAAGATTTTTCAAGATTTTATTAAAACCTATGGCGAACAGCCTCTTACTTTGGTAGTGAAAGATAATGCTGAAAATACAGGAAGTTTGCTTGAAATTTTGGATGAAAAAGATAATTTTGCTGTGGCTTTAGATAACGCAGATGATTATCCTGAGATTCCGGAATTTGATGCTTCTCAAAGTATCACAATGCCTGCAGGAGTTTTGTCTGAAGCTTTAACCAACACACTTTTTGCAACAAGCAATGATTCTCTTCGTCCGGTAATGACAGGAGTTTTGTTCCAGTTTGGGGAAAACGAAACCAATTTTGTTTCTACAGATTCTCACAGATTGGTAGTGTACAAAAGAACAGATTTGATGAATGCCGAACCAATGGAATTCATCATGCCTAAAAAGCCGTTGAATATTTTCAAAAATATTTTAGCAAGCTCAAACGAAGACATTAAAATCGACTTCAACGAGAATATGGCTAAATTTACTTTTGGTAAACATATCTGGATCTGTAGATTAATCGACGGTAAATATCCTAACTATACTGCGGTAATCCCTAAAGAGAACCCGAATGTTTTGACGATCAACAGAAACCTTTTGTTAGGTGCGATTAAGAGAGCGTCGATCATGTCTAATAAATCAACCAATCAGGTAAGATTCAAATTATCTGCAAATATTCTTCACCTTCACGCAGAAGATACAGAATATGCAAACAAAGCAGATATGCAGATTCCTTGTGATTATAATGGTGAAGATATCAACATCGGTTTCAGTTCTAAATTCTTAACAGAAATGTTGGGTATTTTAGGAGCAGATGATATTACAATGAAAATGTCTCAACCCAACAGACCGGGAATCATTGAGCCGCTTGACGGACTTGAAGAAAACGAAAATATCTTAATGCTTTCAATGCCGGTAATCGGATTGTAA
- a CDS encoding DUF4097 family beta strand repeat-containing protein yields MRTVLTLAVSLVFGLTAAQKTINKSFSTDKNQKISLKFDYPELIKISTWDKPEVQILGTVNINENESNEAFQIKESKEGNSLVIEGKIAEMKNIPHRIKVEKDNKKLIFKTREEYQKYCKENNVTFNSMNNGVDVDIKLEIKVPKSLMTQIESQYGLVEVKDFGGTINVNAIYGGIDATVLDKNVGKLSAETHFGQIYSNLDTKFTGKDSNDFRTLVTATFGNGPQYNLESKYGNIYLRK; encoded by the coding sequence ATGAGAACGGTATTAACTCTTGCAGTGAGTTTGGTTTTCGGTCTTACTGCAGCACAAAAAACGATTAATAAAAGTTTTTCTACAGATAAAAACCAAAAAATATCGTTGAAGTTTGATTATCCCGAATTGATTAAAATCAGCACTTGGGATAAGCCGGAAGTTCAAATCTTGGGAACAGTTAATATTAATGAGAATGAAAGCAATGAAGCTTTTCAGATAAAAGAATCTAAAGAAGGAAATTCTCTGGTTATTGAAGGTAAAATAGCTGAAATGAAGAATATTCCTCATCGAATCAAGGTTGAAAAAGATAATAAAAAACTGATTTTTAAAACCCGTGAAGAGTATCAAAAGTATTGTAAAGAAAATAATGTAACGTTTAATTCGATGAACAATGGCGTTGATGTGGATATCAAATTAGAAATAAAAGTTCCGAAATCTTTAATGACTCAGATAGAATCTCAATATGGCTTGGTTGAAGTGAAAGATTTTGGCGGAACAATCAATGTGAATGCGATATACGGTGGAATTGATGCTACGGTTTTGGATAAAAATGTTGGAAAGCTTTCTGCGGAAACCCATTTTGGACAAATTTATTCAAATTTAGATACCAAATTCACAGGAAAAGATTCGAATGATTTTCGTACTTTAGTTACGGCAACATTTGGAAACGGACCACAATATAATCTGGAATCCAAATACGGAAATATTTATCTAAGAAAATAG
- a CDS encoding diacylglycerol kinase family protein, whose translation MRKPPIHKSFLNAFRGIFFMLRSERNFQLEVFAFFINIFLIFYLKLSSFDTILILIVCFGVLAAEIFNTAIEKICDIIQPEFDKRIGFIKDVSAGAVTLMAILSVIVGVLVYWKYIFN comes from the coding sequence ATGCGCAAACCTCCGATTCATAAAAGTTTTCTGAATGCTTTTCGAGGTATTTTCTTTATGCTTAGATCTGAAAGAAATTTTCAGCTTGAAGTTTTCGCCTTTTTCATCAATATTTTTCTGATTTTTTATCTAAAACTGTCAAGTTTTGATACAATTCTCATCCTTATCGTTTGTTTTGGAGTTTTAGCAGCTGAAATTTTCAATACAGCAATCGAGAAAATTTGCGATATCATTCAACCTGAATTTGATAAAAGAATTGGCTTTATAAAAGATGTTTCTGCGGGAGCCGTTACTTTGATGGCGATACTTTCTGTGATCGTAGGAGTTTTGGTGTATTGGAAATATATTTTCAATTAA
- a CDS encoding HEAT repeat domain-containing protein yields the protein MKDQLKKYIQDHREEFDMLEVPEDTFDKIMSRLNEPAVSVEKTIPLFSWKKWTVAASIAVIFSIGSYTLWNQKESERTRIAVHEKLKENGSTVDVLNQKNDLETVKIDTVIQQNTGKAFTKNNSDDSQKIVETKSLAQNDDLEGESNFDELKALELINNQHSASSRLRGIDLLKSFSASDEKIINILSEKALSDENTNVRLAAVEALSVHIENAEVSKNIRQIFLNQDDPIVQKELIAILTEKNPSQLNREVNAKLKELTLDPTTAVFVKDEAYAVLMRY from the coding sequence ATGAAAGATCAGCTTAAAAAATATATTCAAGATCACCGGGAAGAGTTCGATATGCTCGAAGTTCCTGAAGACACGTTTGACAAAATAATGTCAAGACTGAATGAACCAGCCGTTTCTGTGGAAAAAACAATTCCTTTGTTTTCGTGGAAAAAATGGACTGTCGCTGCTTCTATAGCTGTGATTTTCAGTATTGGAAGTTATACTTTGTGGAATCAAAAGGAAAGTGAAAGAACCAGGATTGCAGTTCATGAAAAACTTAAGGAAAACGGAAGTACAGTTGATGTTTTAAATCAAAAAAATGATTTGGAAACTGTGAAAATAGATACTGTAATACAGCAAAATACAGGTAAAGCTTTCACAAAAAATAATTCAGATGATTCACAGAAAATAGTAGAAACTAAAAGTCTTGCTCAGAATGATGATCTTGAGGGCGAAAGTAATTTTGATGAGCTGAAAGCTTTAGAATTGATAAATAATCAGCATTCAGCAAGTTCAAGGTTACGAGGAATAGATTTGCTGAAGAGTTTTTCAGCTTCTGATGAAAAAATTATCAATATTTTATCTGAAAAAGCACTTTCGGATGAAAATACAAATGTAAGATTGGCTGCTGTTGAAGCTTTATCTGTACATATTGAAAATGCAGAGGTTAGTAAAAATATTCGACAGATTTTTCTCAATCAGGATGACCCTATTGTGCAAAAAGAACTTATTGCGATTTTAACTGAGAAAAATCCATCCCAACTTAACAGAGAAGTTAATGCAAAGTTGAAGGAACTTACTCTGGATCCTACAACGGCCGTTTTCGTAAAAGACGAAGCATATGCGGTTTTAATGAGATATTAA